The nucleotide window GCTGGAAATTCTCGATGAAAAAATAGCCTGTTACCGTCCTTTATGGTTAGGATTTTCGGTTCCATTTCCCGGTAATCTGTACAGCGCTTTCCGCTGTGCTGCTCATGTGAGGAAAAATTATCCGCATATTCGCATCGAAATGGGAGGCGGTTTCCCGACTACCGAATTGAGACAACTTTCCGATCCCCGGGTTTTCGATTTTTTCCATTACATAACACTCGACGACGGAGAATTGCCCTTATTACGCTTATTAAGTGGTAATGAAGAGAATCTGGTGCGTACTTTTTTGCAGGAAAATGGAAATGTCGTATACCGTGATTCCCGGGAACCGGATATTCCTATGTGTGAACGAGGAGTGCCCGACTACGAAGGTTTACCATTAGATAAATATCTTTCGGTAATCGAGATGATAAATCCGATGCATGCCTTGTGGAGTAACGGGCGTTGGAACAAACTGACGCTTGCGCACGGGTGTTACTGGGGAAAATGTGCGTTCTGTGACGGTTCTCTCGATTATATCGGCCGTTATGAACCTTTGAGTGCTTCCGAGATTGTCGATCGCATGGAAGTTTTGTTGCGAAAAACGGGTGAGCGAGGTTTTCATTTTGTCGATGAGGCGGCTCCTCCCGTTTTACTGAAAGAGTTGTCTTTAGAGTTGATTCGCAGAAAGATGACCGTCGTTTGGTGGACGAATATACGTTTTGAAAAGAGTTTTACAAAAGACCTTTGCCGATTAATGAAGCGTGCGGGTTGTATTGCTGTTTCAGGAGGACAAGAGACAGCTTCCGACCGGCTTTTGAAATTGATAAATAAAGGGGTATCTGTTGCTCAGGTAGCCCGTGTGACCGATAATTTTATGCAAGCCGGAATCATGGTGCATGCTTACTTGATGTATGGTTTCCCGTCTCAAACGACACAGGAAACCATTGATTCTCTCGAGATTGTCAGACAACTTTTTTTGAACGGGCTGGTACAATCGGCTTTTTGGCATCGTTTTGCACTTACAGCGCATAGTCCTGTCGGAAAAGCTCCGGAGAAGTATTCGGTGCGTATTACCGAACCTCCTTTTGGCGGTTTTGCCCGAAACGATATGGAGTTTGAAGATAAGAAAGGTGCAGATCATAGTCTTTTCGGAGAAGGATTACGCCGATCTTTGTATAATTATATGCGTGGTGCGGGTTTCGATATTCCTTTGCAAAAATGGTTCGACTGTTCGGTTCCCCGTACTTCCATTCCTCCTAATTACATCGAACGTTTGTTGAATATCGGGGAGAAGGATACGATTGAAAAGGCCGGTCATCTCAGGCTGTTTTGGCCGGATATTGTTTTGCCGTGCGTAACGCAGACAAGCCGGAAGAATAAAGAAGGAAGACAGAATTCTGTCTATGTCGTTTTTCGTTTTAAAAACGATGATATGAGTTTTCGGATTCGTGCTGACTGGGGAATCTGGATAGAAAAATATTTACGTAAAATGAGCAAAAGCCGGGATAATCTTTTTCTTTCCGACATGGAGGCTGATTTTGTTTCGAATCACTTGGGAGATTTTAACGCATTTTTGTCGTCACCTTTGTGGAATGCGCTACGTGAACAAGGATTATTGCTTGTATAAGATGTTAAAAAAATAAATATTTAAAATTTTGAATTCGATGGAAAAGGTCATGATCAATCATGAAAAACATTTTCTTTATCCCGTATGGAGTGAATTATATGCCACGGCTTTCCCGGTTTTCGAGCAAAGAACCGGAGAGCAGCAAGAGTATGCATTTTCATGTTCCCAATATCGATTGACAGCCTATACGGATAACGGGCAGTTTATCGGATTCATCGCTTATTGGACATTCGATACCTATATTTATATCGAACATTTTGCAGTAGATACGGTACTTAGGGGTAAAGGATACGGTAGCCGTATCCTGAATGATTTTGTTGTCGGTAATCCGAAAACGGTGTTGTTGGAGATCGATCCGGTAGTGGATGAAGTTTCTGCTGCCCGGTTGAAATTTTATCGACGATGCGGATTTTACGAAAATGAATTTCCGCATATTCACCCTCCGTACAGAATAGGTTGTTCTGGTCATTCACTGGTGGTTTTGTCAGGCGGAAGGAAGATTTCCGGAGAAGAATATGATCGGTTTGCAGAGGATTTAAAAGTGCAAGTAATGGGTATTCCAAAGTGATTCTCCCTGACGCTCGAGAATGACAGAGAATACTGTTCAGGTTAGTAGGGGCTATCGCTCAGGATGGCAGACGGTAATTCCGAATGACAGGAGGGCTCGGAATAAAAGTGTAAAATTCTACAATGAAAATGAGTGACAGAGTAAAAAAGGACAGGGGTGGCTTATTTTAAATAAGCCACCCCTGTCCTTTTTTATGGTGATAGTATTTAAATAATCCCCTGTGCCATCATCGCTTTGGCAACTTTCATAAATCCGGCGATATTTGCACCTTTCATGTAGTTGATATACCCATCTTTTTCGGTACCGTATTTAACGCATTGCGCATGAATATCACTCATAATCTGATGCAACCTTGCGTCGACTTCTTCAGCCGGCCAGGTGATATGCATGGCGTTCTGGGTCATTTCTAATCCCGAGGTGGCGACTCCGCCTGCGTTTACGGCTTTTCCGGGGCCGTACATGATCTTATTTTCGATGAACAAGTCGATCGCTTCGGGGCGGCAACCCATATTGGATACTTCACCCACGCAGATTACCCCGTTGGCGATCAGTTTACGGGCGTCTTCTGCGTCGAGTTCATTCTGAGTAGCACACGGAAGGGCGATATCTACTTTTTGTTCCCATGGGCGTTTTCCCGGGAAGAACCGGGCTCCGAATTTTTCGGCGTACGGTTGTACGATATCATTACCGGAAGCTCTTAATTCGAGCATATAATCGATTTTTTCACCCGATATACCGTCGGGATCGTAAATGTATCCGTCGGGTCCCGAAAGCGTTACGACTTTCGCTCCGAGTTCGGTCGCTTTAGTGACGGCCCCCCAAGCAACATTACCGAAACCGCTCACGGCGATCACTTTATCTTTAATATCTATACCTTTGGTATTCAGCATTTGTTTTACGAAATAAAGTCCGCCGAACCCCGTAGCTTCAGGCCTTATGAGCGATCCGCCAAACTCGAGACCTTTTCCAGTAAAAGTACCTGTATTTTCCCGTTTCAACTTTTTATACATACCGTACATATAACCTACTTCACGGCCGCCTACACCTATATCTCCCGCCGGGACGTCGGTATCTGGCCCGATGTGTCTCCATAATTCGAGTATAAATGCCTGGCAAAAACGCATGATCTCACCATCGGATTTTCCTCGCGGACTGAAATCGGATCCGCCTTTTCCACCCCCCATAGGCAAGGTGGTTAAGGCGTTTTTAAAGGTTTGTTCAAATCCGAGGAATTTAAGGATCGAGAGGTTTACCGAAGCATGAAACCGGATGCCGCCTTTGTACGGTCCGATAGCATTATTGAACTGTACCCGGTATCCCAGGTTTACCTGTACGTCTCCTTTATCATCTACCCAGGGTACTTTAAAGGTAAATATCCGGTCGGGCTCGACCAATCGTTCTATGATTTTTGCTTTTTCAAATTCGGGATGTTCATTGTAGACTTCTTCGATAGAAGTAAGTACTTCTTTCACCGCTTGCAAGTATTCATCTTCGCCGGGATGTTTAGCTTCCAGCGACGCAATAACGAGATCGATGTTCATAGCTAAGTGTTTTTATGGTTTATTTTTAATTATAATAAAAGGCTATTCGCCGTTTTGGAGAATGCCTTTACGCAAAATTAATGATTTATGCGAATAAAAAAATTATTTTTCTTAAATTTGAACATTAAAGATTATTAATTGAATCTGACATTTTGCAAGCTGATTGTTTCTAAAATGGTGATGAATACTGAAAATATAAATCAATTATACCTAAAAGATACCACTTTTGCTAACTTAATGCAAAAGCGTATCTTCAATGTATTGCTTATTGCCAGTCGTTATGACGCCTTTATGCTCGAAGAGGACGGCCGGGTAGACGAGCAAATATTTTTTGAATACGTTTCGTTAAATCTGAGTTCTCCGCCTCGGGTAATACAGGTAAATGATTTTGATGCCGCTTTTTACGAGTTGTCTTCAAAACGTTACGATTTGGTTATTACGATGCCGGGAATGGAGAAAAGCGACGCGTTTGAGAAATGTAAAGAGATAAAAACATTATATCCCGATATTCCGATTGTAGTGCTTACCCCTTTTTCGAGAGAAGTATCGCAACGTATTAGTAACGAAGATCTTAGTGG belongs to Coprobacter tertius and includes:
- a CDS encoding B12-binding domain-containing radical SAM protein, whose amino-acid sequence is MENVSILLVTPPFTQLNTPYPATAYLKGFLNTIDIRSAQTDLGLEVILRLFSSDGLRDFFSYIDKSSVTKVGGIAARVSDMRESYISTIDMAISYLQGRDRSLAYLICDGDFLPGIRRYDDPDDLEWAFGTMGIQDKARHLVTQYLEDISSLITAVDPSFGFSRYAEHLGRSASSFDELFGELRKTPTYIDRLMLEILDEKIACYRPLWLGFSVPFPGNLYSAFRCAAHVRKNYPHIRIEMGGGFPTTELRQLSDPRVFDFFHYITLDDGELPLLRLLSGNEENLVRTFLQENGNVVYRDSREPDIPMCERGVPDYEGLPLDKYLSVIEMINPMHALWSNGRWNKLTLAHGCYWGKCAFCDGSLDYIGRYEPLSASEIVDRMEVLLRKTGERGFHFVDEAAPPVLLKELSLELIRRKMTVVWWTNIRFEKSFTKDLCRLMKRAGCIAVSGGQETASDRLLKLINKGVSVAQVARVTDNFMQAGIMVHAYLMYGFPSQTTQETIDSLEIVRQLFLNGLVQSAFWHRFALTAHSPVGKAPEKYSVRITEPPFGGFARNDMEFEDKKGADHSLFGEGLRRSLYNYMRGAGFDIPLQKWFDCSVPRTSIPPNYIERLLNIGEKDTIEKAGHLRLFWPDIVLPCVTQTSRKNKEGRQNSVYVVFRFKNDDMSFRIRADWGIWIEKYLRKMSKSRDNLFLSDMEADFVSNHLGDFNAFLSSPLWNALREQGLLLV
- a CDS encoding GNAT family N-acetyltransferase, translating into MEKVMINHEKHFLYPVWSELYATAFPVFEQRTGEQQEYAFSCSQYRLTAYTDNGQFIGFIAYWTFDTYIYIEHFAVDTVLRGKGYGSRILNDFVVGNPKTVLLEIDPVVDEVSAARLKFYRRCGFYENEFPHIHPPYRIGCSGHSLVVLSGGRKISGEEYDRFAEDLKVQVMGIPK
- the gdhA gene encoding NADP-specific glutamate dehydrogenase, which encodes MNIDLVIASLEAKHPGEDEYLQAVKEVLTSIEEVYNEHPEFEKAKIIERLVEPDRIFTFKVPWVDDKGDVQVNLGYRVQFNNAIGPYKGGIRFHASVNLSILKFLGFEQTFKNALTTLPMGGGKGGSDFSPRGKSDGEIMRFCQAFILELWRHIGPDTDVPAGDIGVGGREVGYMYGMYKKLKRENTGTFTGKGLEFGGSLIRPEATGFGGLYFVKQMLNTKGIDIKDKVIAVSGFGNVAWGAVTKATELGAKVVTLSGPDGYIYDPDGISGEKIDYMLELRASGNDIVQPYAEKFGARFFPGKRPWEQKVDIALPCATQNELDAEDARKLIANGVICVGEVSNMGCRPEAIDLFIENKIMYGPGKAVNAGGVATSGLEMTQNAMHITWPAEEVDARLHQIMSDIHAQCVKYGTEKDGYINYMKGANIAGFMKVAKAMMAQGII